Proteins from a single region of Rhipicephalus sanguineus isolate Rsan-2018 chromosome 5, BIME_Rsan_1.4, whole genome shotgun sequence:
- the LOC119393956 gene encoding deoxyribonuclease-2-alpha, whose amino-acid sequence MWWEWTSVFVFFALSVPRLEATTPGSITCKDQSGRNVDWFVMYKLPKMQASRENFLTPKGGEFVYVDSNTPKTAQTWALSNQDVFDEDNPVAYTLNPLLRPPQDILYVVYNDQTPPGYNGTRNGHCKGVVLFDSGTGVWLLHSVPRFMESIGNGRYSFPESGRENAQLLMCVTFRSSEMDAIGKHLRMEYANVYASASPRNLLDRHPQMGLLFKESFIRGRGQDLLVQNMTTSGGRRFLSVAKRSILEQDIYSGILTGLVRDDLVVQSWRNGAGDKLPANCSRSYTVTHSDLVKLSLPDRRSITFKTEEDHSKWAVAVDRPVFCIGSMNRMESQLRRGGEAVCVDDSLLAKLFRKSAIVNTGCSLNGGRQTSASTPTPPSGTRRSRSAQPRKRTTRTSTTTTSGTTKPSLRQFLMDVAISTLSQLTNPQERKPASRRSRKPSTTTELPLMVQFRNLLKS is encoded by the exons ATGTGGTGGGAATGGACGTCTGTGTTTGTGTTTTTCGCGTTGAGCGTGCCCCGGCTTGAAGCGACGACGCCTGGCTCGATAACGTGCAAGGACCAATCGGGAAGGAATGTCGACTG GTTCGTCATGTACAAGCTTCCCAAGATGCAGGCGTCCAGGGAGAACTTCCTGACGCCCAAGGGCGGTGAGTTTGTGTACGTCGACTCTAACACGCCCAAGACAGCGCAGACGTGGGCGCTGTCAAACCAAGATGTCTTCGACGAGGACAACCCTGTCGCGTACACGCTCAACCCTCTTCTACGCCCGCCGCAG GACATCCTGTACGTAGTGTACAACGACCAGACGCCTCCAGGTTACAATGGAACTAGGAACGGCCACTGCAAAG GCGTGGTGCTTTTCGACAGTGGAACGGGTGTGTGGCTGCTACACAGCGTTCCTCGGTTCATGGAAAGCATCGGCAACGGCCGCTATAGTTTTCCCGAGAGCGGCCGAGAGAACGCGCAGCTGCTCATGTGCGTTACCTTCCGGTCTTCCGAGATGGACGCAATAG GGAAGCACCTGCGCATGGAGTACGCCAACGTGTACGCCAGCGCGAGCCCACGGAACCTTCTGGACAGACACCCGCAAATGGGGTTGCTCTTCAAGGAGAGCTTCATTCGTGGCCGCGGGCAGGACCTGCTCGTGCAGAACATGACGACTTCCGGTGGCCGCCGTTTCCTCAGCGTCGCCAAGAGGTCCATACTCGAACAAG ACATCTACTCGGGCATTCTAACTGGCCTGGTACGCGACGACCTAGTCGTTCAGTCCTGGAGGAATGGCGCCGGTGACAAGCTGCCGGCGAACTGCAGTCGCTCCTACACGGTAACACATTCGGACCTGGTGAAGCTGTCGCTGCCTGATCGGCGATCGATTACATTTAAGACCGAGGAGGACCACAGCAAATGGGCCGTGGCCGTGGATAGACCTGTCTTCTGCATTGGCTCGATGAACCGCATG GAGTCTCAGCTGAGGCGCGGAGGAGAAGCAGTGTGCGTTGATGACAGCCTTCTTGCGAAGTTGTTCCGGAAAAGTGCCATCGTGAACACCGGCTGCTCACTGAACGGAGGGCGCCAGACAAGCGCCTCGACCCCGACTCCTCCCTCGGGGACAAGACGATCGCGCAGTGCCCAGCCACGGAAACGTACGACCCGCACCTCGACCACCACCACAAGCGGCACAACGAAGCCAAGCTTGCGCCAATTCCTTATGGACGTCGCCATATCGACGTTGTCGCAGCTGACTAATCCCCAAGAACGCAAGCCAGCCTCCAGGAGGTCGCGTAAACCGAGCACGACGACGGAGCTTCCGTTGATGGTTCAGTTCCGTAACCTTTTGAAGTCTTAG